The following coding sequences lie in one Streptomyces sp. NBC_00510 genomic window:
- a CDS encoding IS607 family transposase — protein MKLSEWAARNGVHYQTAWAWAKEGRMPVPVRQTPSGTWLVDEPASETSGRVVAYCRVSSADQKPDLDRQVARVVQGATGLGLPVAEVVTEVGSGLNGRRRKLHRVLSDPQAAVIVVEHRDRLARFGVEHLEAVLSASGRRLVVLDPTETADDLVRDITEVLTSMCARLYGRRAAKNRAARAVAVATGEASE, from the coding sequence GTGAAGCTTTCCGAGTGGGCGGCACGCAACGGCGTGCACTACCAGACCGCGTGGGCGTGGGCGAAAGAGGGCCGTATGCCGGTCCCAGTGCGCCAGACGCCATCCGGCACGTGGCTGGTCGACGAGCCCGCCTCGGAGACGTCCGGCCGCGTCGTGGCGTACTGCCGGGTTTCGTCGGCGGACCAGAAGCCGGACCTTGACCGGCAGGTGGCCCGCGTGGTCCAGGGGGCCACCGGTCTCGGCCTGCCGGTTGCGGAGGTCGTGACCGAGGTCGGCTCGGGGCTGAACGGGCGGCGCCGCAAGCTGCACCGGGTTCTGTCCGACCCACAGGCGGCTGTGATCGTGGTCGAGCACCGCGACCGGCTGGCCCGGTTCGGCGTCGAGCACCTCGAAGCGGTCCTGTCGGCGTCCGGGCGGCGCCTAGTCGTCCTCGACCCCACCGAGACAGCAGATGACTTGGTGCGCGACATCACCGAGGTGCTGACGTCGATGTGTGCGCGTCTGTACGGGCGGCGGGCGGCGAAGAACCGGGCCGCTCGCGCGGTGGCTGTGGCAACCGGCGAGGCCTCCGAGTGA
- a CDS encoding TetR/AcrR family transcriptional regulator: MSPANPPDPDRQTSTPPRRADARRNHERVVAAAVDVFRERGTLATVPQIAARAQVGKATVYRSFPTKEDLLETITRLSLEELERRTAAAQDEPGPDEAFRRHVRELFDVLARDRLLAERLADGASPAAVSVLESLTKAMETARAAGTLREDTTPLDLRVLLCGAALQLVRLEEREPSVWHRYADMVLRALGR, from the coding sequence ATGAGCCCTGCGAACCCGCCCGACCCGGACCGGCAGACCTCCACGCCACCGCGACGGGCGGACGCCCGCCGCAACCACGAACGCGTGGTCGCCGCCGCGGTCGACGTCTTCCGCGAACGCGGCACCCTGGCCACCGTCCCCCAGATCGCGGCGCGGGCCCAGGTCGGCAAGGCGACCGTCTACCGGAGCTTCCCCACCAAAGAGGACCTGCTGGAGACGATCACCCGGCTGAGTCTGGAGGAGCTCGAGCGACGCACCGCGGCAGCCCAGGACGAACCCGGCCCCGACGAGGCCTTCCGCCGCCATGTCCGCGAACTCTTCGACGTCCTGGCCCGCGACCGCCTGCTCGCCGAGCGCCTGGCGGACGGGGCGTCCCCGGCCGCCGTGTCGGTCCTGGAGTCGCTGACCAAAGCCATGGAGACCGCGCGTGCGGCGGGGACGCTGCGCGAGGACACCACGCCACTGGATCTGCGGGTGCTCCTGTGCGGCGCGGCCCTGCAGCTGGTGCGGCTCGAGGAACGTGAACCGTCGGTCTGGCACCGCTACGCGGACATGGTGCTCCGGGCACTCGGCCGCTGA
- a CDS encoding beta-lactamase family protein produces MRIKNAGIVLAGCTATAVLAATPAGAATSSLPAPSVSAVLDVQKQAMANGAPGALTRIDSGSTSYRISSGQADTVARTAMDADRRFRVGSVSKSFTTVVLMQLVAEGRIDLDAPANTYLAQPLPDDRITVRHLLSHRSGLWDYTNDMFDSTVPGFESVRNKVFTYQELIDLSTAHQPTNEPGAAYSYSNTNFVVLGQLIEHVTGVPMATQYQRRIFQPLNLKNTTYVHPQTTISGSYAHGYLRPDDATLPLVDSTEQTVSWAQSAGAVISNANDLNRFFSALVSGTLVPAAQLQQMMTMVPVNADGTQSYGLGLRARKLSCGVTVYGHTGTVQGFYTYAFTTADGKRSMTSMANTSNNGTVNTILGGTLEAAFCGTTSAKALTAKSSEGETFTEDIAPQVVRR; encoded by the coding sequence ATGCGCATCAAGAACGCGGGCATCGTGCTCGCAGGCTGCACCGCGACGGCCGTCCTGGCCGCCACCCCCGCCGGCGCCGCCACCTCCTCCCTCCCCGCCCCTTCCGTCAGCGCCGTCCTCGACGTGCAGAAGCAGGCGATGGCCAACGGTGCCCCGGGTGCCCTGACCCGTATCGACTCCGGCAGCACGAGCTACCGCATCTCGTCCGGGCAGGCGGACACCGTCGCCCGCACCGCGATGGACGCCGACCGCCGGTTCCGGGTGGGCAGCGTCAGCAAGTCCTTCACCACGGTGGTGCTGATGCAGCTGGTCGCCGAGGGGCGTATCGACCTCGACGCACCGGCGAACACCTACCTGGCCCAGCCGCTGCCGGACGACCGGATCACCGTGCGGCACCTGCTCAGCCACCGCAGCGGCCTGTGGGACTACACCAACGACATGTTCGACTCCACCGTCCCGGGCTTCGAATCGGTACGGAACAAGGTGTTCACCTACCAGGAACTGATCGACCTGTCGACGGCCCACCAGCCGACCAACGAGCCCGGCGCGGCCTACAGCTACTCCAACACCAACTTCGTCGTCCTGGGGCAACTCATCGAGCACGTCACCGGCGTGCCGATGGCCACCCAGTACCAGCGGCGCATCTTCCAGCCCCTGAACCTGAAGAACACCACCTACGTCCACCCGCAGACCACCATCTCCGGCTCCTACGCCCACGGTTACCTCCGCCCCGACGACGCCACGCTGCCGCTGGTGGACTCCACCGAACAGACCGTCTCCTGGGCGCAGTCCGCCGGCGCGGTCATCTCCAACGCCAACGACCTCAACCGGTTCTTCTCCGCACTGGTCTCCGGCACGCTCGTACCCGCCGCCCAACTCCAGCAGATGATGACCATGGTCCCCGTCAACGCCGACGGCACCCAGTCCTACGGGCTGGGCCTGCGCGCCAGGAAGCTGTCCTGCGGCGTCACCGTGTACGGCCACACCGGCACCGTCCAGGGCTTCTACACCTACGCGTTCACCACCGCCGACGGCAAGCGCAGCATGACGTCCATGGCCAACACCTCCAACAACGGAACCGTCAACACCATCCTCGGCGGCACGCTGGAAGCCGCCTTCTGCGGCACCACCTCCGCCAAGGCGCTCACCGCCAAGTCCTCCGAGGGCGAGACGTTCACCGAGGACATAGCCCCGCAGGTCGTCCGCCGCTGA
- a CDS encoding TIGR03619 family F420-dependent LLM class oxidoreductase: MKIGFALPYLHNVAHQVDRAAEFAREAEKAGAASLWAGDRHFAAVDPTIGATGPGTTIPVEYRTAADPFVLLGVAAAATEQVRLGTNVLIAPVYAPAQLARSLTTIDRISGGRLIPGFGVGWSPEEFAAANVDFTKRGARTDEMLDALELLWTQDPVEYHGRHLELPLQYAPLKPVQKPRPPFYLGAPSGAPAALKRIGERADGWLPACVAPVFVDADTVLAQRALIDEFAGAAGRDPSLLDTVMRVNVVEGTPLTRVADAIKSLADRTGIQHFMVESMSLPHVDASLELVTDLLPLVRRG, from the coding sequence ATGAAGATCGGGTTTGCGCTTCCGTACCTGCACAACGTGGCCCACCAGGTCGACCGGGCGGCCGAGTTCGCCCGGGAGGCGGAGAAGGCCGGTGCGGCCAGCCTGTGGGCGGGCGACCGGCACTTCGCCGCCGTCGACCCCACGATCGGGGCCACCGGTCCCGGCACCACGATCCCGGTGGAGTACCGGACCGCGGCCGACCCCTTCGTGCTGCTCGGTGTCGCGGCGGCGGCGACCGAGCAGGTGCGGTTGGGCACCAACGTCCTCATCGCGCCGGTCTACGCACCCGCACAGCTCGCCCGCAGTCTGACCACGATCGACCGGATCAGCGGCGGGCGGCTCATCCCCGGCTTCGGCGTCGGCTGGTCGCCCGAGGAATTCGCGGCGGCGAACGTGGACTTCACCAAGCGCGGCGCCCGGACCGACGAGATGCTGGACGCACTCGAGCTGCTCTGGACCCAGGACCCGGTGGAATACCACGGCCGCCACCTGGAGCTTCCGCTGCAGTACGCGCCGTTGAAGCCCGTGCAGAAGCCCCGCCCTCCCTTCTACCTCGGTGCGCCGAGCGGGGCCCCCGCCGCGCTCAAGCGCATCGGGGAGCGCGCGGACGGCTGGCTGCCGGCGTGCGTCGCGCCCGTCTTCGTGGACGCCGACACGGTGCTGGCGCAGCGCGCCCTGATCGACGAGTTCGCCGGTGCGGCGGGACGCGACCCTTCGCTGCTGGACACGGTCATGCGGGTCAACGTCGTGGAGGGGACCCCGCTGACGCGGGTCGCGGACGCCATCAAGTCGCTCGCCGACCGGACGGGCATCCAGCACTTCATGGTGGAGTCCATGTCCCTCCCCCACGTCGACGCCTCGCTCGAACTCGTCACGGATCTGCTGCCGCTCGTCCGGCGCGGCTGA
- the tnpB gene encoding IS607 family element RNA-guided endonuclease TnpB yields MKKFRPQSGFVAQAYRFALDPNAVQERTLRSHCGAARAAYNWAVGWVTASWWQRRAEESYGVPEAALTQWRPWSLPSLRKAFNEAKHTDPRFADWWEENSKEAYSTGLANASAAFDNYAKSKNGKRKGARMGAPRFKSKRKARLACRFTTGTIRVDADGRHVTLPRLGTIRTHEPTLKLLARVQAGTARILSATVRHERGRWFVSFQVEVKRDIERVKRPDTAVGIDLGVKALAVMADSTGEIRTVANPKHYDTALKQLCRASRVVSRRQGPDRRTGQQPSRRWEKANAARNRVHHRVANLRADALHKLTTSVAAEYSTIVVEDLNVAGMLRNRRLARRIADAGFGEIRRQLTYKTRQRHATHIVAADRWYPSSKTCSGCGAVKAKLPLHVRTYECDACHLVVDRDDNAALNLAALAAACMTGTGVAGDQDTAPVVSKPRGADRKTRATRPRHKAEAGRAGGATLPHQRQTEARDRPQAEALTLW; encoded by the coding sequence GTGAAGAAGTTCCGGCCGCAGTCCGGGTTCGTGGCGCAGGCGTACCGCTTCGCTCTGGACCCGAACGCCGTCCAGGAGCGTACGCTGCGTTCGCACTGCGGCGCGGCCCGCGCGGCGTACAACTGGGCTGTTGGCTGGGTGACCGCCTCGTGGTGGCAGCGCCGCGCGGAGGAGTCCTACGGCGTCCCCGAGGCCGCGCTAACGCAGTGGCGGCCGTGGTCGCTGCCGTCGCTGCGGAAGGCGTTCAACGAGGCCAAGCACACCGACCCCAGGTTCGCGGACTGGTGGGAGGAGAACTCCAAAGAGGCGTACTCCACCGGTCTGGCGAACGCGTCGGCGGCGTTCGACAACTACGCGAAGTCGAAGAACGGCAAGCGCAAGGGCGCCCGGATGGGTGCGCCGCGGTTCAAGTCGAAGCGGAAGGCTCGCCTTGCCTGCCGGTTCACCACCGGCACGATCCGCGTGGACGCCGACGGCCGGCATGTGACGCTGCCGAGGCTGGGCACGATCCGTACCCACGAGCCCACCCTCAAGCTCCTCGCCCGCGTCCAGGCCGGGACGGCGCGGATCCTGTCTGCGACTGTGCGACACGAGCGCGGGCGCTGGTTCGTCTCCTTCCAGGTGGAGGTGAAGCGGGACATCGAGCGAGTCAAGCGTCCGGACACAGCGGTCGGGATCGACCTCGGAGTCAAGGCCCTCGCGGTGATGGCGGACAGCACGGGCGAGATCCGCACCGTCGCCAACCCCAAGCACTACGACACCGCGCTCAAGCAGCTGTGCCGCGCCTCCCGCGTCGTCTCCCGACGCCAGGGCCCCGACCGGCGCACCGGACAGCAACCCTCCCGCCGCTGGGAGAAAGCCAACGCCGCCCGCAACCGCGTGCACCACCGGGTCGCGAACCTCCGCGCGGACGCCCTGCACAAGCTCACCACGAGCGTTGCCGCCGAGTACAGCACGATCGTGGTCGAGGACCTCAACGTTGCCGGGATGCTCCGCAACCGGCGCCTCGCCCGCCGGATCGCCGACGCCGGGTTCGGCGAGATCCGCCGCCAGCTCACCTACAAGACCCGCCAGCGCCACGCCACCCACATCGTGGCCGCCGACCGCTGGTACCCGTCCTCCAAGACCTGCTCCGGGTGCGGCGCGGTGAAAGCCAAGCTGCCGCTGCACGTCCGGACCTACGAATGCGACGCCTGCCACCTGGTCGTCGACCGGGACGACAACGCCGCACTCAACCTTGCCGCACTCGCGGCGGCCTGCATGACTGGTACCGGAGTGGCCGGAGACCAGGACACCGCCCCGGTGGTGTCGAAGCCTCGTGGAGCCGACCGTAAGACCCGCGCCACCCGCCCCCGCCACAAGGCGGAGGCGGGGCGGGCAGGTGGCGCAACCCTGCCGCACCAGCGGCAGACAGAAGCGAGAGACCGTCCTCAAGCCGAAGCCCTCACGCTTTGGTGA